A stretch of Gossypium hirsutum isolate 1008001.06 chromosome A06, Gossypium_hirsutum_v2.1, whole genome shotgun sequence DNA encodes these proteins:
- the LOC121230822 gene encoding uncharacterized protein encodes MSATGEGSGSSRKKQRVLASFASTEVDSDDEVTNELKEACHKRRRDHATTSGGVVVTVALPAPPIDPILEELPPGAALGGSLKLTSPNGEGNTLFPWREQLDGRRYPYYLDDVMKK; translated from the coding sequence ATGTCCGCAACAGGTGAAGGTAGTGGTAGCTCTCGCAAGAAGCAGAGGGTGCTAGCGAGCTTTGCAAGTACCGAGGTTGATAGTGATGATGAAGTAACGAATGAACTGAAGGAAGCTTGCCATAAGAGGAGGAGGGATCATGCGACAACTTCAGGAGGTGTGGTGGTAACAGTTGCCCTTCCTGCACCACCAATTGATCCCATTCTAGAAGAATTGCCTCCTGGTGCTGCTCTAGGGGGTTCACTGAAATTAACATCTCCGAATGGTGAAGGAAATACCCTTTTTCCCTGGCGCGAGCAGCTTGATGGAAGGAGGTATCCCTATTATCTTGATGATGTGATGAAGAAATGA
- the LOC107937321 gene encoding GATA transcription factor 4: MEMGDFFVGGYYGGGAAGDFSPEKRMSMVEEKLGENFIVDDLLDFSNEDAVIGDGLVFDNVAGNSTDLSTVTCNSSVSGGENHFSSANFTHSSQFSGELGVPYDELAELEWLSNFVEDSFSTVPNLQSNHQIFALPTPESSSSSTRSDSLPRSSTDPIFKHGAPLPGKARSKRSMNAPCDWSTRVLHLNPKPTGHKNRDNPNGNSEYSGRKCLHCASEKTPQWRTGPMGPKTLCNACGVRYKSGRLVPEYRPAASPTFVSTEHSNSHRKVLEIRRQKDMQRGGQGTRFLSQTSVFPISNGGDVVDDFLIHHHGGPRF, translated from the exons ATGGAGATGGGGGACTTCTTCGTCGGAGGTTATTACGGCGGCGGAGCTGCAGGTGATTTCTCGCCGGAGAAAAGGATGTCCATGGTGGAGGAAAAGCTGGGGGAGAATTTCATCGTCGACGACCTCCTCGACTTCTCTAACGAAGACGCCGTTATCGGCGACGGCTTGGTGTTCGATAATGTCGCGGGTAATTCCACCGATTTGTCCACCGTCACTTGCAATTCTTCAGTGTCCGGTGGCGAAAATCACTTCTCTTCCGCTAATTTCACTCACTCCTCTCAGTTCTCCGGCGAACTCGGCGTCCCG taCGATGAATTGGCGGAACTTGAATGGCTTTCAAATTTTGTTGAAGATTCATTTTCAACGGTCCCGAATTTACAAAGCAACCACCAAATTTTTGCTTTACCCACACCCGAATCCTCATCTTCCTCAACCCGATCCGATTCATTACCTCGGAGCTCGACCGACCCGATTTTCAAACACGGGGCTCCGTTACCAGGGAAGGCCCGATCCAAGCGTTCAATGAACGCACCGTGCGATTGGTCGACCCGAGTCCTCCACTTAAACCCGAAACCCACGGGTCATAAGAATAGGGATAACCCGAACGGAAATTCGGAGTATTCGGGTCGGAAATGTTTACATTGTGCGTCGGAGAAGACACCACAATGGAGGACGGGACCGATGGGTCCGAAAACGCTGTGTAATGCGTGTGGTGTGAGGTACAAATCGGGTCGGTTGGTACCCGAATACCGACCCGCTGCGAGCCCGACGTTTGTGTCAACGGAGCATTCGAATTCGCATAGGAAGGTTTTGGAGATTAGGAGGCAAAAGGACATGCAGCGAGGGGGACAGGGTACACGGTTTCTTAGTCAAACTTCAGTTTTCCCCATATCCAACGGTGGTGATGTTGTTGATGATTTTTTGATCCATCATCATGGTGGGCCACGATTTTAG